A segment of the Nilaparvata lugens isolate BPH chromosome X, ASM1435652v1, whole genome shotgun sequence genome:
ctcaattttcagtTGTAACAATTCCTAATAATTATGTATCATTTTTGGTCAATTACTCTTCAAGTACagtaacatatatatatatatatatatatatatatatatagtatatataagtagataataatataatgtacatAACAAGTACATACATAACATAACTGATACATACGGTACATTAACAAGTACTGATGCATATGGACGAAGTAAACTCGAAAAAGCAATTACTTTGAAAGTGGAAATATAAGTATCAAATACACAATAATAGATATCAATAAATTGGGGATACTGAAGATAACAGCTTCTAACTACTTCACAAAAATTGCGAAGTTAATCTCATAAAAGTGacttattttaatatattaattttatttcattgtaatttttaattattgttgattttttatcacatcaaaacataattttaaagcACAGCAGAGGATCTTGCTTTGATTCCTCTCTCATAATGTAATGAGACTAGATAACATTTCTTCCATGAATGGTTGAATAAGTAGATGGAAAAAAATCTAAAGAggttttagggccgtttgcacagtatagattacTAAACTCGATTAATTTAATCGAGTTCAAGttaatccgaaagtttcaactTGAGTCGGTTTTCTCAGTACATTttctaatccagtttaagttaaactagtttagcgttaagttggtaatagaatgtcatcgttcatcaggaaggctgattttttacaggaaatttgtttacaaaccatcagtaaattgaggttatgtagctatttccttgttcaaaatccacagagctgtaagctgtacggtaataaaagtgaaaagcgatcaagaaattattcaaaaaaatgatGCAATGCCATATTACTATTAGATACAAACTTATATTATTTTAGtaggcaccaaaaaatatattttggaatgtaagataaaaaagctattttgttacgcttaaatctactacggtcttcctcgtttattggAAATCTCTCGAATGCAAAATATcacagttatgtgttattaaaaaaatgttttctaatcaaagaccactaataaaaattgtcttattttctatcaagtggtttatttaatcaaatagcCTAATATAAATTGGCAGTTGCTTTACTCAAACAAAACCgttgaaaaaattctctatcatcctagaaatttgaatgattcgtttttgcccaatttttctcagttgcaaaatttatttttagtcatctttatcaatcgcattaaaaacttctaaaattcctgcattataattatttttacattcaaataatgattcactataacctaaataattattattgtctacagaagcattaaaaacaaacgtcgaaaaataatttactatcagctgtttccccatcaaatctttacagacgtcaagttaatccaaattatttggtttaaacctcctgctttggaaaaaaaatccagatttggtttaagctttagcttaaacttacactgtgcaaacggcccttagagtGCTAGAAATCAAACATATACTCTATAGTACCTCATAAAATATAACGAAAATTCAATATCACTTGgataaatttgtaaaattatatgaaaaatgtCAGAGCTAGAACTTGGTCACTATCCAATTTCAAAACCTAAAATACCTTCTAAATcgtaattaaatattttaaaatctagaaaataaatattatacaacTGAGTGATTACATTTTGTGATAACATAGAGAAATAGCTTCTAAGTTGAGCAGAGGTAGTCGACGGTTTTGTTAGATGTGGAAAAGTTGATGAAAGAATTCCCGACAACTGTAACAGGTATTCAGAGTCTGGGTAGAGAGTCTCGTACTTGCCTATGAAATCATATTTTAGCAAGCACGGTCTGCACAGATCCGAAATCGGTTTCCAGTGTTCGTTGAAAGTTACATTTTCAGGTCCCGTCAAATAAGCGGCGAACTCGACGAATGTTACATCGTCACCTTTCTCCAGTGACATTTTTGACGCGTTGATTCGAtagtttttgatgatgtaccGGCCAAAACGAGACTGGAAGTAGCTAGACCTCACATGGTTCTGATCGAATTTATTCCTGTAAGCGGATAGTAGTCTCTCAAAGGGATGCCTGACGAAAAGAAATTTTCGGTAGGTGCTAAGCATGTACTTTATTTCTGGTACTGTGAAGTTGTTCAACGTCAAGAACATACCTCGTCTATGTGCCAAGTGCGCCGGAATGGACAGGGCGTCTGATGTGTTGGCTAGGCCCGTCAGGATCATCAACACTCGTTTCCAATTAGTACAAGCCACCTGTAAATACAAACTCATCTTTACTTATTCTTTCTAGcattaaaattagaataaaaattcacttcataaatgaatcaataagaATTACAAAATGTATATCAGGAACTACCTTCTAAAAGAGAAAGTTTGAGCTTGGGGAAGAAACCAGTAAGCTATAGTATTCGGCAAGTTAGTAAAGAAGACTAATAAATTAGATAGATCATTGAAatctaatataaataaaaaataaaatggcaATTCTAATAACAGTCACTGCAATGTAATATTGGAGCAAATCACAAACTATTTACAGACGATAACTAGAGATTCATCGTGAACTGTGTGCAAAGATTTCTACAGTCACTGAAGCGGCAGTAACTTACATTCTATTTTTCCTATCACGTGGTGAggaaaacaaatcaaatttataatacatcatAATTCAGAGAACAATATAAATCATTACACAAGGATTTCAAGTAATTTTAGGATGCTCTGTATTATGTTGCATACATTTTAACTCTTCATATAAATCATTACACAAGGGTTTTATGTAATTTTAGGATGTTTTGTATTATGTAGCAtacatttcaattcttcaattaaGAGTTACAACTTAGTTCACTGGCTAATAATCTCTaaagataatttgaataaaagccACAAAGGTTGAAGAACCTGCTTGAGTggaaaaacaaatcttattCCAATTAACcaagaataaaaaagaagtaAAAAATTGAAGCAAAATTAATATACTGTATAAGTACATACAATTACAATGTTTTGTggttatttattcttcttcattggGCGTGGTTACTTTAAAAATGTAATTTGCATTATGACTTTGTGATATTACGACGTTATGCATAATTCGATTAAATTAATCCGTGGATGCTTTTCTTCTTTCAGCAATCGATCACGGTTAGGTGAGGTAGCTCAGCCGAGTAGCAAAATATGAAACTATTTTAGACCTGACTGCAGAAAAGTATATTTCTTGGCACTATAACTAGTGATCTAGAGACAATGCAAATGTATTGGTGAATGCAATCAAGTCACAAAGTATTTATTGTTCataaatgtaatattaataCTAGGTACTGCATTATTTTGGCTAGCAAAAAATGCATTAATTCATCAGACATTTGTAAAAGAGGCAATAGATTATTATGGCTCAAAATTGGTAATTCATCAAgtacattttcaagattgaattttccaatttttttcaaaattggaaaaaaatgcgATGGATAATATCATAACTGGAAAATTATTACACAAACTGActtaaaattattacttatCAACAATTAGATTAAAGTATTATCAGCAATCACAAGTAAGCCCCTGGCTGGAGAATTCGCTCAAAATGCCTCTGATattcttaatttctataatcagctgatcatatagtttcataattattatgattttctCATTTGATGTGTATTCTTTTCTCTATTCTGTATATAACAAATAagttctaccatagagaaacaatagcgtaagtaacAATAGCGTAACTTACGCTATTGGTTCTCTATGGTTCTACACattgtttcaagtttcattgTTTCCAAAAGTTTTCTACTTatctacatatttattattgttctgAATTTTTCATTGGTTCTGATAAAAATGTAGTGTTAGTATGCACTGGATgttgcaagacctggcaatacatttgtcatgtgataaagaatcaatcatcACATTTTTTACTGTGATGATTGCCCGAAGGTAGCTTTATTTTGAAGCATTTTTAGCCTAAAATAGGCAAACATTGCTGCCTTCTGTCAGCTGTTGTTCATTTatcagaataaataattattttttgactgAGATAATCTcgcataataattttcaaaaatgtcgcTGTGATTCTATCAGTTGTAATTGAGATTTCTGATTGAAATCAATGAAATATATGAATTTTTGAATATCTCTTtgattattgagtaaatatgAAGCATACACAATACATAGTTATATTGAGAGCCTATcctttttacttcccttgccctattaccataggtaaggaaagtattgctttccaaaaaaaattaaggtaccctaatttcaagttttctatacgtttcaaggtcccctgagtccaaaaacatgatttttaggtgttggtgttggtgttggtgtgtgtgtgtgtgtgtgtgtgtgtgtgtgtgtgtgtgttgtgtgtgtgtgtgtgtggtgtgtgtgtgtgtgtgtgtgtgttgtgtgtgtggtgtgtgtgtgtggtgtgtgtgtgtggtgtgtgtgtgtgtgtggtgtgtgtgtgtgtgtggtgtgtgtgtgtgtgtgtgtgtgtgtgtgtgtgtgtgtggtgtgtgtgtgttgtgtgtgtggtgtgttgtgtgtgtgtgtggtgtgtgtgtgtgtgtgtgtggtgtgtgtggtgtgtgtgtgtgtggtgtgtgtgtgtgtgttgtgtgtgtgtgtgtgtgtgtgtgtggtgtgtgtgtgtgtgtgtgtgtgtgtgtgtgtgtgtgtgtgtgtgtggtgtgtgtgttgtgtgtgtgtgtgtgtgtgtgtgtgtgtgtgtgtgtgaacacgataactccattcctaatcaaccgattgactcgAAAtgttaaacttgaggtccttataccatgaggatccgacaataagaaattcaataaaattgaattcaaaatggcgttaaaaatggcggataattactaaaaaaaaatgttttccacggtttt
Coding sequences within it:
- the LOC111050160 gene encoding carbohydrate sulfotransferase 11 isoform X1, whose amino-acid sequence is MANIKILKLFMTTLIVVCGICSYLYLSLVDKSGNYADAADFNPMLEQMVYLDRQEHLNKMCRLYLKNNSSKNTIDDLTTDVELLEHIIVDLNHRLLYCYVPKVACTNWKRVLMILTGLANTSDALSIPAHLAHRRGMFLTLNNFTVPEIKYMLSTYRKFLFVRHPFERLLSAYRNKFDQNHVRSSYFQSRFGRYIIKNYRINASKMSLEKGDDVTFVEFAAYLTGPENVTFNEHWKPISDLCRPCLLKYDFIGKYETLYPDSEYLLQLSGILSSTFPHLTKPSTTSAQLRSYFSMLSQNVITQLYNIYFLDFKIFNYDLEGILGFEIG